The following are encoded in a window of Panicum virgatum strain AP13 chromosome 5N, P.virgatum_v5, whole genome shotgun sequence genomic DNA:
- the LOC120675015 gene encoding uncharacterized protein LOC120675015 — MRVLYCCQCNERRPLQLQTAGKQPLRKTGGALKQLPMGLKNTTATIVQSIRTVEGQLVRLEVLVLLSSLLLVLLVVLSPYRHQRGDKSFRFLVWAVYTLATVLVPYTIGLLEAGPFHDQTFVLWGAVLLVQAGADSLSAYNLRDVEQWKRALLQQGLQILMVLWLMVRCEGRNKSYSATIWIFWILSIAKAHAKFQALREASKADSLMMKHTKVVADYMMAEHESGHVSDAATMQGYRYIFHGEGLTLPYFSKPDYRTAIARACAFTTVDTVWQWIDGQSVSVFSREHGGILKDIALSFTLFKLLKRRFCKYEHGEAGRPKTRRLVVSGLLRDEDGYTRAFRVIEMELAFLYDFFYTRHQSHTQYVEMTVVFVLPVIVWNAVSGAFSRHYHRTSLEQTVNGVDVIHCITIVLMVIVVVVLVVESRINDQKWRVVDDLHTLTGSSRITWKGEAVPFDDGSRKQALKLVKKRKHRKLMGRNWDRKLGQYSLLHRFDYHPRNLASILSLGLIEPTRDGQKSSKKVELPEEVVVRVLSRFKANDGHLADGRSALAANDAAQLSWACKLPTLIHTVLAWHIGTTICEVTTPQHQAPLTGDRLVAKCLSDYCAYLVAFVPDMLPGHGYDTRRIFNAVVTEAREYLAGCGTMRARCVKLLELQCSERTILGMGAKLGSELRYRVRDRARRWKVLADFWAELVLFLAPSSDADVHAEKLAAGGEFMTHLWALLIHAGILERPSLVSRTIVATADDSAV; from the coding sequence ATGCGTGTATTATACTGCTGCCAATGCAATGAACGACGACCATTGCAGCTGCAGACTGCAGGGAAGCAGCCGCTACGGAAGACGGGAGGAGCACTGAAGCAGCTGCCTATGGGGCTGAAGAATACCACGGCGACCATCGTCCAGAGCATCAGGACGGTGGAAGGGCAGCTGGTGCGCTTGGAGGTCCTGGTCCTCCTCAGCAGCCTCCTCCtggtcctcctcgtcgtcctgaGCCCATACCGGCACCAGCGCGGCGACAAGTCCTTCCGCTTCCTCGTGTGGGCGGTCTACACGCTCGCCACCGTCCTCGTCCCCTACACCATCGGTCTGCTGGAGGCCGGCCCGTTCCACGACCAGACCTTCGTGCTGTGGGGCGCCGTCCTCCTGGTGCAGGCGGGCGCCGACTCCCTCTCCGCCTACAACCTCCGCGACGTCGAGCAGTGGAAGCGGGCGCTGCTGCAGCAGGGCCTGCAGATCCTGATGGTGCTGTGGCTGATGGTCCGCTGCGAGGGCCGGAACAAGAGCTACAGCGCCACCATCTGGATCTTCTGGATCCTGAGCATCGCCAAGGCCCACGCCAAGTTCCAGGCGCTGAGGGAGGCTAGCAAGGCGGACAGCCTCATGATGAAGCACACCAAGGTCGTCGCCGACTACATGATGGCGGAGCACGAGTCCGGCCATGTCTCCGATGCCGCCACCATGCAGGGGTACAGGTACATTTTCCACGGCGAAGGCCTCACCCTCCCGTACTTCTCCAAGCCGGACTACCGAACGGCCATCGCCAGAGCGTGCGCCTTCACCACGGTCGACACCGTCTGGCAGTGGATCGACGGCCAGAGCGTGAGCGTCTTCAGCAGGGAGCACGGCGGCATCCTCAAGGACATCGCCCTGTCGTTCACGCTGTTCAAGCTGCTCAAGCGGAGGTTCTGCAAGTACGAGCAcggggaggccggccgccccAAGACGCGGCGGCTCGTCGTGTCCGGGCTCCTCCGCGACGAGGACGGCTACACCCGTGCTTTCAGAGTCATCGAGATGGAGCTCGCCTTCCTCTACGATTTCTTCTACACGAGGCACCAATCGCACACCCAGTACGTAGAGATGACTGTGGTCTTCGTGCTCCCCGTGATCGTTTGGAATGCCGTCTCCGGAGCTTTCAGCAGGCACTACCACCGCACCAGCTTGGAGCAGACGGTCAATGGGGTCGATGTCATTCACTGCATCACCATCGTGCTGATGgtgatcgtcgtcgtcgtgctgGTCGTGGAATCGCGCATCAACGATCAGAAGTGGAGGGTGGTCGACGATCTCCATACCTTGACCGGCTCGAGCAGAATCACCTGGAAGGGAGAAGCCGTCCCGTTCGATGACGGCAGCAGGAAGCAGGCGCTGAAACTGGTCAAGAAAAGGAAGCATCGGAAGCTGATGGGCAGGAACTGGGACAGGAAGCTGGGGCAGTACTCGCTGCTGCACAGATTCGACTACCACCCGAGGAATTTAGCGTCGATCCTGTCGCTCGGCTTGATCGAGCCGACCAGGGACGGGCAGAAGTCCTCCAAGAAGGTCGAGCTGCCGGAGGAAGTCGTGGTGCGCGTCCTGTCGCGGTTCAAGGCGAACGACGGCCACCTCGCCGACGGGCGGTCGGCGCTCGCCGCGAACGACGCGGCGCAGCTGTCGTGGGCGTGCAAGCTGCCCACGCTTATCCACACGGTCCTGGCGTGGCACATCGGGACGACCATCTGCGAGGTCACGACGCCGCAGCATCAGGCGCCGCTCACGGGCGACCGCCTGGTGGCCAAGTGCCTGTCGGACTACTGCGCCTACCTGGTGGCGTTCGTGCCGGACATGCTGCCGGGGCACGGCTACGACACGAGGCGGATCTTCAACGCGGTGGTCACGGAGGCCCGGGAGTACCTCGCCGGGTGTGGCACCATGAGAGCCAGGTGCGTCAAGCTGCTGGAGCTGCAGTGCAGCGAGCGGACTATACTGGGGATGGGGGCAAAGCTTGGGAGTGAGCTCAGGTACAGAGTTCGCGACAGGGCCCGGCGGTGGAAGGTGCTGGCTGACTTCTGGGCGGAGCTCGTCCTCTTCCTCGCGCCGTCAAGCGACGCCGACGTCCATGCCGAGAAGCTCGCGGCCGGCGGGGAGTTCATGACCCACCTGTGGGCGCTGCTCATCCACGCGGGCATCCTGGAGCGGCCCTCTCTAGTCTCTAGAACTATCGTTGCAACTGCTGACGATTCTGCCGTCTGA
- the LOC120676275 gene encoding putative E3 ubiquitin-protein ligase RING1a isoform X1 encodes MPAQKRRLPSPSSKPRDHVAAPGSDAATAAGGGAGEGRGGRPPLPSGSAAKRRLTEPKPQRGLEDDSDAEDGGAADGDSESSQSDGGGGYDEFMLVKLAEIRKEVQCPICLGIIRKTRTVMECLHRFCRDCIDKSMRLGNNECPACRTHCASRRSLRDDPNYDALIAVLYPDIDKYEEEELAFSEQEKTRNKKIQETIEETFRRQSEAIVKKRSTAKATDTAFGRKYRRNMRTRGRGRTITPDITPTGSDDEDREEENANEVTKEPSSADDHSPELRHKKCRKRSASQASPARTIGSSDHSFEENDEVVGGKEILATSPLRGEMLAWGKNGTRSQNRHGSANSNGRMGRSGRIVKLVDHLRTTDEMDKEFHLYLVLLPIDGQSIPNLEKPYLSCRPTLSVQHLVKFIAHQLSRKVEELEMYIRMDRHNGSVGSKASSTVESKRHSFDDLERLRGDKLLSDLQPSFASSNGDLELLYAFKTQD; translated from the exons ATGCCCGCGCAGAAGCGCCGGCTCCCGTCGCCGTCCTCGAAACCCCGCGACCACGTTGCGGCTCCCGGCTCtgatgccgccaccgccgccggcgggggcgcaggggaagggaggggaggacgcccgccgctgccgagcGGGAGCGCCGCCAAGCGGAGGTTGACCGAGCCAAAGCCGCAGCGCGGACTCGAAGACG ATTCAGACGCGGAGGATGGCGGCGCCGCGGACGGCGAcagcgagtcctcgcagagcgacggcggcggcggctacgacGA GTTTATGCTAGTGAAATTAGCAGAGATACGGAAGGAGGTCCAGTGCCCTATCTGCTTAG GAATTATTCGGAAGACAAGGACAGTTATGGAATGTTTGCACCGATTCTGTAGAGACTGCATTGATAAATCTATGCGACTAGG AAATAATGAATGCCCAGCGTGTCGCACTCATTGTGCAAGCAGACGTTCTTTGAGGGATGATCCTAATTATGATGCACTAATTGCAGTCTTATATCCAGATATTGACAAGTATGAGGAAGAG GAACTTGCTTTCAGTGAACAGGAGAAGACTCGGAATAAAAAG attcaagaaacCATTGAGGAAACGTTTCGAAGACAGTCCGAGGCAATTGTTAAGAAGCGTTCCACAGCAAAAGCAACTGACACTGCCTTTGGAAGGAAATACCGGAGAAATATGCGAACACGGGGCAGAGGCAGAACCATAACCCCTGATATTACCCCTACTGGCTCTGATGATGAGGATAGAGAAGAAGAAAATGCCAATGAGGTCACCAAAGAGCCATCTTCTGCTGATGATCATTCTCCAGAATTAAGACATAAAAAATGTAGGAAGAGGTCTGCATCACAAGCTTCACCTGCTAGAACAATTGGCAGTAGTGACCACAGCTTTGAGGAGAACGATGAAGTAGTTGGTGGAAAAGAAATTTTGGCCACCTCCCCATTGCGGGGAGAGATGCTTGCATGGGGAAAAAATGGTACACGGAGCCAGAATCGACATGGCAGTGCTAATTCAAATGGCAGAATGGGGAGGAGCGGACGCATTGTGAAATTGGTTGATCACCTCCGTACTACTGATGAAATGGATAAAGAG TTCCACTTGTATCTTGTTCTCCTTCCAATCGATGGGCAAAGCATACCTAACTTGGAAAAGCCCTATCTAAGTTGTCGACCAACCTTGTCCGTTCAACACCTTGTAAAG TTTATTGCTCATCAATTGTCTCGGAAAGTCGAGGAACTGGAGATGTACATAAGGATGGACCGCCACAATGGTAGTGTTGGCTCAAAGGCTTCCAGTACAGTTGAGTCAAAACGACATTCATTTGATGACTTGGAAAGATTGAGAGGAGATAAACTTCTTTCGGACCTTCAGCCTTCGTTTGCCTCTAGCAACGGTGATCTG GAATTGCTGTATGCTTTCAAAACTCAAGACTAG
- the LOC120676275 gene encoding putative E3 ubiquitin-protein ligase RING1b isoform X2 produces the protein MPAQKRPLPSPAPDDSDGRGAARRAAAGGDGGRGGGSHGMDGGTSARRESAPHQEPRDGDPEGDEDGGGGGGDGSDTGSESSMSAGSMDGFMLVKLAEIRKEVQCPICLGIIRKTRTVMECLHRFCRDCIDKSMRLGNNECPACRTHCASRRSLRDDPNYDALIAVLYPDIDKYEEEELAFSEQEKTRNKKIQETIEETFRRQSEAIVKKRSTAKATDTAFGRKYRRNMRTRGRGRTITPDITPTGSDDEDREEENANEVTKEPSSADDHSPELRHKKCRKRSASQASPARTIGSSDHSFEENDEVVGGKEILATSPLRGEMLAWGKNGTRSQNRHGSANSNGRMGRSGRIVKLVDHLRTTDEMDKEFHLYLVLLPIDGQSIPNLEKPYLSCRPTLSVQHLVKFIAHQLSRKVEELEMYIRMDRHNGSVGSKASSTVESKRHSFDDLERLRGDKLLSDLQPSFASSNGDLELLYAFKTQD, from the exons ATGCCCGCGCAGAAGCGCCCGCTTCCGTCGCCCGCCCCCGACGATTccgacggccgcggcgcggcgcggcgcgccgccgctggcggcgACGGAGGACGGGGCGGAGGCTCGCATGGGATGGATGGGGGCACCTCCGCGCGTCGGGAGAGCGCGCCACACCAGGAGCCTCGCGACGGCG aTCCCGAAGGTGACGAggacggcggtggaggaggaggagacggaAGCGACACCGGCAGCGAGTCGTCCATGAGCGCTGGCAGCATGGATGG GTTTATGCTAGTGAAATTAGCAGAGATACGGAAGGAGGTCCAGTGCCCTATCTGCTTAG GAATTATTCGGAAGACAAGGACAGTTATGGAATGTTTGCACCGATTCTGTAGAGACTGCATTGATAAATCTATGCGACTAGG AAATAATGAATGCCCAGCGTGTCGCACTCATTGTGCAAGCAGACGTTCTTTGAGGGATGATCCTAATTATGATGCACTAATTGCAGTCTTATATCCAGATATTGACAAGTATGAGGAAGAG GAACTTGCTTTCAGTGAACAGGAGAAGACTCGGAATAAAAAG attcaagaaacCATTGAGGAAACGTTTCGAAGACAGTCCGAGGCAATTGTTAAGAAGCGTTCCACAGCAAAAGCAACTGACACTGCCTTTGGAAGGAAATACCGGAGAAATATGCGAACACGGGGCAGAGGCAGAACCATAACCCCTGATATTACCCCTACTGGCTCTGATGATGAGGATAGAGAAGAAGAAAATGCCAATGAGGTCACCAAAGAGCCATCTTCTGCTGATGATCATTCTCCAGAATTAAGACATAAAAAATGTAGGAAGAGGTCTGCATCACAAGCTTCACCTGCTAGAACAATTGGCAGTAGTGACCACAGCTTTGAGGAGAACGATGAAGTAGTTGGTGGAAAAGAAATTTTGGCCACCTCCCCATTGCGGGGAGAGATGCTTGCATGGGGAAAAAATGGTACACGGAGCCAGAATCGACATGGCAGTGCTAATTCAAATGGCAGAATGGGGAGGAGCGGACGCATTGTGAAATTGGTTGATCACCTCCGTACTACTGATGAAATGGATAAAGAG TTCCACTTGTATCTTGTTCTCCTTCCAATCGATGGGCAAAGCATACCTAACTTGGAAAAGCCCTATCTAAGTTGTCGACCAACCTTGTCCGTTCAACACCTTGTAAAG TTTATTGCTCATCAATTGTCTCGGAAAGTCGAGGAACTGGAGATGTACATAAGGATGGACCGCCACAATGGTAGTGTTGGCTCAAAGGCTTCCAGTACAGTTGAGTCAAAACGACATTCATTTGATGACTTGGAAAGATTGAGAGGAGATAAACTTCTTTCGGACCTTCAGCCTTCGTTTGCCTCTAGCAACGGTGATCTG GAATTGCTGTATGCTTTCAAAACTCAAGACTAG
- the LOC120676012 gene encoding ethylene-responsive transcription factor 4-like has translation MAPRAADKSPVPPATGLGLGVGGAVGGLGMGPHYRGVRKRPWGRYAAEIRDPAKKSRVWLGTYDTAEEAARAYDAAARDFRGAKAKTNFPFASQCPVAAGAGAGSPSSNCTVDSRGGGSGCGVQAPMQAMPLPPALDLDLFHRAAAVTAVSPGGMRFPFKGYPVARPTPNPYFYEQAAAAAAAAAGYRMLKVAPPPVTVAAVAQSDSDSSSVVDRTPSPPAVAAKKEVSFDLDLNWPPPAEN, from the coding sequence ATGGCGCCCCGGGCGGCGGACAAGTCGCCggtgccgccggccaccggcctcGGTCTCGGCGTCGGCGGTGCCGTCGGAGGCCTGGGCATGGGCCCGCACTACAGGGGCGTGCGGAAGCGCCCGTGGGGGCGGTACGCCGCGGAGATCCGCGACCCGGCCAAGAAGAGCCGCGTGTGGCTGGGAACGTACGACAccgccgaggaggccgcccgcgcCTACGACGCTGCCGCGCGCGACTTCCGCGGCGCCAAGGCCAAGACCAACTTCCCGTTCGCGTCCCAGtgccccgtcgccgccggcgccggcgccggcagcccCAGCAGCAACTGCACCGTGGACTCGcgcggaggcggcagcggctgcggcGTCCAGGCGCCCATGCAGGCCATGCCGCTGCCCCCGGCCCTCGATCTCGATCTCTTCCACCGGGCGGCGGCCGTGACCGCGGTCTCCCCCGGCGGCATGCGGTTTCCCTTCAAAGGGTACCCTGTCGCGCGCCCGACCCCGAACCCCTACTTCTACGAACaggcggcagcggccgcggccgcggcggccggctacCGGATGCTCAAggtcgccccgccgccggtcacCGTGGCCGCCGTCGCGCAGAGCGACTCCGACTCCTCGTCGGTGGTTGATCGCACCCCTTCGCCGCCCGCGGTTGCCGCAAAAAAGGAGGTCTCCTTCGATCTGGATCTGaactggccgccgccggcggagaaCTAG